One window of the Rufibacter radiotolerans genome contains the following:
- the lysS gene encoding lysine--tRNA ligase: MHLSEQELRRRHEREELQKMGINPYPSELFEVTAQAKDIKEKYDPEQNNFQEVSLAGRLMSRRVMGKASFAELMDSSGRIQIYVSRDDIAPGENKDLYNTVFKKMLDIGDFIGVKGYVFKTQVGETSVHVTELTLLAKSLKPLPIVKREVDENGVEHVYDAFSDPELRYRQRYVDLVVNPHVKEAFIKRTKLVNTMREYLNEREYLEVETPILQPLYGGAAARPFKTHHNTLDMTLYLRIANELYLKRLIVGGFDGVYEFSKDFRNEGMSRFHNPEFTQVELYVAYKDYYWMMDLVEEMVERVALALHGTTEVQVGENIINFARPWKRFTMFEAIEHFTKIDISEMDEPQLRETATSLGIKLDPNIGKGKIIDEIFGEKCEAQLIQPTFITDYPVEMSPLAKKHRSKEGLVERFEAICNGKEICNAFSELNDPIDQRARFEEQLELGKRGDTEAMVLDEDFLRALEYGMPPTAGLGIGIDRLSMIMTNSHSIQDVLFFPQMKPENNG; this comes from the coding sequence ATGCATTTAAGCGAACAGGAACTACGCCGGCGCCATGAGCGCGAAGAGCTCCAGAAGATGGGCATCAACCCCTACCCTTCCGAACTTTTTGAAGTCACCGCCCAGGCCAAGGATATAAAGGAAAAATACGATCCAGAGCAGAACAATTTCCAGGAAGTAAGCCTGGCAGGCCGCCTCATGAGCCGCCGCGTCATGGGCAAGGCATCCTTTGCCGAACTCATGGACAGCTCTGGCCGCATCCAGATCTACGTGTCCCGTGATGACATCGCCCCGGGCGAGAACAAGGACCTGTACAACACGGTGTTCAAGAAAATGCTGGACATTGGCGACTTCATTGGCGTGAAAGGCTATGTGTTCAAGACCCAGGTAGGCGAAACCTCTGTGCACGTAACGGAACTGACTTTGCTGGCCAAGTCTCTGAAACCCCTGCCTATTGTGAAGCGTGAGGTAGACGAAAACGGCGTAGAGCACGTGTATGACGCTTTCTCTGACCCAGAGTTGCGCTACCGTCAGCGGTACGTGGATCTGGTGGTAAACCCGCACGTGAAAGAGGCCTTCATCAAGCGCACCAAGCTGGTGAACACCATGCGCGAGTATTTGAACGAGCGCGAGTATCTGGAGGTGGAGACCCCTATCCTGCAGCCTTTGTACGGAGGCGCCGCGGCCCGTCCGTTCAAGACGCACCACAACACCCTGGACATGACGCTGTATCTGCGTATTGCCAATGAGCTGTACCTGAAGCGTCTGATCGTTGGAGGCTTTGACGGCGTTTACGAGTTCTCCAAGGACTTCCGGAACGAAGGCATGAGCCGTTTCCACAACCCAGAGTTCACGCAGGTGGAACTGTACGTCGCCTACAAAGACTACTACTGGATGATGGACCTGGTAGAGGAGATGGTAGAGCGCGTAGCCCTGGCATTGCACGGTACTACGGAGGTGCAGGTGGGTGAGAACATCATCAACTTTGCGCGCCCCTGGAAGCGTTTCACCATGTTTGAGGCCATTGAGCACTTCACCAAGATTGACATCTCTGAGATGGATGAGCCTCAATTGCGTGAGACGGCCACCAGCCTGGGCATCAAACTGGACCCGAACATCGGGAAAGGCAAGATCATTGACGAGATCTTCGGGGAGAAATGCGAGGCACAGCTGATCCAGCCAACGTTCATCACCGATTACCCGGTGGAGATGAGCCCGCTGGCCAAGAAGCACCGCAGCAAAGAGGGCTTGGTGGAGCGTTTTGAAGCCATCTGCAACGGCAAGGAAATCTGCAACGCCTTCTCTGAGCTCAACGACCCTATTGACCAGCGCGCCCGCTTTGAGGAGCAACTGGAACTGGGCAAGCGCGGTGACACCGAGGCCATGGTCCTGGACGAAGACTTCCTGCGTGCCCTGGAGTACGGCATGCCACCAACCGCCGGTCTGGGCATTGGCATTGATCGCCTGAGCATGATCATGACCAACTCCCACTCCATACAAGATGTGCTGTTCTTTCCGCAGATGAAACCAGAGAACAACGGGTAA
- a CDS encoding Kazal-type serine protease inhibitor domain-containing protein, with amino-acid sequence MKKSFLFSAVLLAALPFSCKTSSSSQVACIDPAKIDKERACIMIYDPVCGCDGKTYSNSCIAEISGLTSFTKGECPPKGTNQ; translated from the coding sequence ATGAAAAAATCATTTCTCTTCTCTGCCGTGCTGTTGGCGGCGCTGCCTTTCAGTTGCAAAACCAGTAGCAGCAGCCAAGTGGCCTGCATTGACCCGGCCAAGATTGACAAAGAAAGAGCCTGCATCATGATCTATGACCCCGTGTGCGGCTGCGACGGAAAAACCTACAGCAATTCCTGCATAGCCGAAATAAGCGGCTTGACCTCATTCACCAAAGGCGAATGCCCACCCAAAGGCACCAATCAATAA
- the recN gene encoding DNA repair protein RecN, translated as MLVELKIKNYALIEQLELQPSPLLNIITGETGAGKSIMLGAIGLLLGNRADSKLLFNQDQKCVIEGAFNVSEYHLERFFEEEDLDFEPVSLLRREISPSGKSRAFVNDTPVTLETLRRIGEQLMDIHSQHDTLLLGDPVYQLNILDLYAQNEGLRTKYGAAYRAYRKLEKEYKELEGQLAQSQKELDYNTYLLNELSEANLQAEEQESHEIDLKQLEHAEEIKLKLSQALQYISESEYNAAGAMKDASHLISQVTEYGESFQTLKERLDSCLIELNDIAGELEDAERKTEADPQRAEQLQERLDLIYTLQRKHQVRTVEELLALQAELEIKVSSVHNLDAAIEKTKVALAAALQDVDTQAQELSESRTSVFSTFQEELHRLLSELGMPNARVVVEHKVSAPAATGIDVVNILFSANKGAAPQTLSKAASGGEFSRLMLCIKYMLADKTALPTIIFDEIDTGISGEIAVKVGKMMQQMSQKHQLICISHLPQMAAQGETHYFVYKEDRAERTVSRIRQLSHEERVVEIAQMIAGANPSENAYQSAKELLALSA; from the coding sequence ACTGGTGAAACCGGTGCCGGTAAATCCATTATGCTGGGGGCCATTGGTTTGTTACTGGGGAACCGGGCAGACTCAAAGCTTCTTTTCAACCAGGACCAGAAGTGCGTGATTGAAGGCGCCTTCAATGTGTCTGAGTACCACCTGGAACGCTTCTTTGAAGAAGAAGACCTTGACTTTGAGCCAGTGAGCCTGCTTCGGCGGGAGATCAGCCCCTCGGGCAAGTCCCGCGCGTTTGTGAATGACACGCCGGTCACGCTGGAAACCCTGCGCCGCATAGGGGAACAACTCATGGATATCCACTCGCAGCATGACACCCTGCTGCTGGGCGACCCCGTGTACCAATTGAACATCCTGGACCTGTATGCCCAGAACGAAGGCCTGCGCACAAAATACGGCGCCGCTTACCGGGCATACCGCAAACTGGAAAAGGAATACAAAGAACTGGAAGGCCAGCTGGCACAGTCACAAAAAGAACTGGACTACAATACCTATCTGCTCAATGAGCTGAGCGAAGCCAACCTACAAGCCGAGGAACAGGAAAGCCATGAGATAGACCTCAAGCAACTGGAGCACGCCGAAGAGATAAAGCTGAAGCTGAGCCAGGCCCTGCAGTATATCTCAGAGAGCGAGTACAATGCCGCTGGGGCCATGAAAGATGCCAGTCACCTGATTAGCCAGGTAACCGAGTACGGCGAAAGCTTCCAGACGTTGAAAGAGCGCCTGGACAGTTGCCTGATTGAACTCAATGACATTGCCGGGGAACTGGAAGACGCTGAACGCAAAACTGAGGCAGACCCCCAGCGCGCTGAGCAACTGCAGGAACGCCTTGACCTAATCTACACCCTGCAACGTAAGCACCAGGTACGCACCGTAGAGGAACTGCTGGCCCTGCAGGCCGAGCTGGAGATAAAAGTGAGCAGCGTCCATAATCTGGATGCTGCCATTGAAAAGACCAAAGTAGCCCTGGCTGCCGCCCTGCAAGACGTGGATACCCAGGCCCAGGAATTGTCTGAAAGCCGCACCAGCGTGTTCAGTACTTTCCAGGAAGAACTGCACCGCCTGCTCTCAGAGTTGGGCATGCCTAACGCGAGGGTAGTAGTGGAACACAAGGTATCGGCCCCGGCCGCCACGGGTATTGACGTGGTCAACATCCTGTTCAGCGCCAACAAGGGAGCCGCCCCGCAGACCTTAAGCAAAGCCGCCTCGGGGGGGGAGTTTTCCCGCCTGATGCTGTGCATAAAATACATGCTCGCCGACAAAACCGCGCTGCCGACCATCATCTTTGACGAGATTGACACTGGTATTTCCGGGGAAATTGCCGTGAAAGTGGGTAAGATGATGCAGCAGATGTCTCAGAAGCACCAGTTGATCTGTATCTCCCACCTGCCCCAAATGGCCGCCCAGGGCGAAACCCATTACTTTGTCTATAAAGAAGACCGCGCCGAACGCACCGTTAGCCGGATCAGGCAACTGAGCCATGAGGAGCGGGTAGTGGAAATTGCCCAGATGATTGCCGGCGCCAACCCCTCTGAGAACGCCTACCAAAGCGCCAAAGAATTACTGGCTTTAAGCGCTTGA
- a CDS encoding YtxH domain-containing protein, with the protein MKNDNSKVLLAAAAGAAAGVVVGILMAPSNGKDSRENLMKIAGQVAEGVNGQIGAYIEKFGGLASLLGGSEGSDATTTSVGADASTGATADEANARS; encoded by the coding sequence ATGAAAAATGACAATTCTAAAGTTTTATTAGCTGCCGCCGCCGGTGCTGCTGCCGGTGTAGTAGTTGGTATCTTAATGGCCCCCAGCAATGGTAAAGACTCCCGTGAGAACCTGATGAAGATTGCCGGCCAGGTGGCCGAAGGCGTGAACGGGCAGATTGGTGCCTATATTGAGAAATTTGGCGGTCTGGCCAGCCTTTTAGGCGGTTCTGAAGGCAGCGATGCGACCACCACTTCAGTAGGAGCAGATGCCTCTACCGGCGCTACCGCTGATGAAGCTAACGCGAGAAGCTAA
- a CDS encoding cupin domain-containing protein — protein MSEKKYILQTNPFRVPTTDGKLIEEHFGLASTHTSAFSVAHMIAPPKWGEPHQTPEFDEVTIVLRGRKQIEIDGENVILSAGQTLLIKAGARIQYSNPFDEECEYWSVCVPAFDIDSVNREDKEYKFWA, from the coding sequence ATGAGCGAAAAAAAATACATCCTGCAGACCAACCCCTTCCGGGTACCCACCACCGACGGCAAGCTGATTGAAGAGCATTTCGGGCTGGCCAGCACCCACACCAGTGCCTTCAGCGTGGCCCACATGATAGCGCCACCTAAATGGGGCGAACCGCACCAGACCCCTGAGTTTGACGAGGTCACCATTGTGCTGCGGGGCCGCAAGCAGATAGAGATTGACGGGGAGAACGTAATCCTTTCCGCCGGCCAGACGCTCCTTATCAAAGCCGGGGCCCGCATTCAGTACTCCAACCCCTTTGATGAGGAATGCGAGTACTGGTCTGTCTGCGTACCAGCCTTTGACATAGATAGCGTGAACCGCGAGGACAAAGAGTATAAGTTCTGGGCCTAA
- a CDS encoding YtxH domain-containing protein, which produces MKDNSGKIILALLAGASAGVVAGILMAPETGEATRGSLKKSASKLGQDLESKLQAGMEQLQALSATATSMLGKKGGSGDADVVNTGSNTKATSHLENNPTGGNVEATGGNAGGGNAGRGGKGGEGSSAGA; this is translated from the coding sequence ATGAAAGACAATAGCGGAAAAATCATTCTGGCATTATTGGCAGGAGCCAGCGCCGGTGTGGTAGCGGGTATTTTAATGGCCCCAGAAACCGGAGAAGCCACTCGTGGCAGCTTGAAAAAATCAGCCTCTAAATTAGGCCAGGACCTGGAATCTAAATTACAGGCAGGTATGGAGCAACTGCAGGCCCTTAGTGCCACTGCAACTTCTATGCTGGGTAAAAAAGGCGGAAGCGGTGACGCAGATGTGGTAAATACTGGTTCTAACACCAAGGCTACCTCTCATCTGGAAAACAACCCAACCGGCGGCAATGTGGAAGCTACTGGCGGAAACGCAGGCGGTGGAAATGCTGGTAGAGGCGGCAAAGGCGGAGAAGGTTCTTCAGCCGGCGCTTAG